Proteins found in one Oreochromis niloticus isolate F11D_XX linkage group LG22, O_niloticus_UMD_NMBU, whole genome shotgun sequence genomic segment:
- the wipf3 gene encoding WAS/WASL-interacting protein family member 3, which translates to MWLPIQHSQHSSVSLPSPPPPPPPPPPPTVQPLSAVPGDRSSGCFYSPPSSAVYSETSRFPVLRDNPLGPPPPPPPPPLPLSITPSCPSTLPPPPPMVAPVPSPAMRSLPPSYPCNAPTRRPPAIPRSAGVGRLAPPPAPPARSPTTELSTHIPPPPPPPMPPSSLRNGHLQSLADDFESKFQFHPVEDLPPPDEFKPFPRIYPSKENRVNPKPPGIRTHLR; encoded by the exons ATGTGGCTCCCCATCCAGCACTCGCAACACTCATCTGTCTCCctgccctctcctcctcctcctcctcccccaccACCGCCACCAACTGTCCAGCCTCTGTCAGCTGTCCCAGGGGACCGTTCTTCGGGGTGCTTCTACTCTCCACCTTCGTCTGCAGTCTACTCTGAAACTTCAAGGTTCCCTGTTCTTCGGGACAACCCCCTGGGACCGCCtcccccacctccacctcccccTCTGCCCCTTTCCATTACTCCAAGCTGCCCGTCCACCCTACCTCCACCACCACCCATGGTGGCTCCAGTGCCTTCCCCAGCAATGCGCTCTCTGCCTCCCTCATACCCTTGCAACGCTCCCACTCGACGGCCACCAGCTATACCCAGGAGTGCAG GTGTGGGTCGACtggctcctcctcctgctcccccTGCCCGTTCCCCCACCACAGAGTTGTCCACCCacattcctcctcctccacctcctcccatGCCCCCATCCAGTCTCAGGAATGGACATCTTCAGAGCTTAG CGGATGACTTTGAATCAAAGTTCCAGTTCCACCCTGTAGAAGACTTACCCCCACCCGACGAATTTAAGCCTTTCCCACGGATCTACCccagcaaagaaaacagag tgaaCCCCAAACCACCAGGGATCAGGACACACCTCCGATGA
- the LOC100693705 gene encoding peptidyl-prolyl cis-trans isomerase FKBP14: MLLVVLSWLCSFMLVSVSSGGKLPEAEVTMEVLHRPFLCHRKSKYGDILLVHHEGYFENGTMFFSSRVSGDKQPIWFTLGIREAIKGWDKGLQNMCSGEKRKLVIPPELAYGKEGKGKIPPESTLTFIIEVLEIRNGPRSHESFQEMDLNDDWKLSKHEVKEYLRKEFERHGYPPNDTLHENMAEDIFAKEDENKDGFISSREFTYKHDEL, encoded by the exons ATGCTGCTGGTTGTGCTGAGCTGGCTCTGCTCCTTTATGCTGGTGTCCGTCAGCAGCGGGGGGAAGCTGCCCGAAGCTGAAGTGACGATGGAAGTTCTGCACAGACCTTTCCTCTGTCACCGAAAGTCCAAGTATGGAGACATTCTGCTGGTGCATCATGAAGGATACTTTGAGAATGGGACCATGTTTTTCTCCAG TCGAGTCAGCGGTGACAAGCAGCCAATCTGGTTCACTCTGGGCATCAGAGAAGCAATCAAAGGCTGGGATAAAGGCCTGCAAAACATGTGCTCAGGAGAGAAGAGAAAACTGGTCATACCTCCAGAACTGGCATATGGGAAGGAAGGAAAAG GTAAGATTCCACCTGAAAGCACGCTTACCTTTATCATCGAGGTGCTAGAGATCAGAAATGGACCTAGGTCACATGAGTCCTTTCAGGAAATGGACCTCAACGATGACTGGAAGCTCTCCAAGCATGAG GTGAAAGAGTATCTGAGGAAGGAGTTTGAGCGTCACGGCTACCCTCCCAATGACACTCTACACGAGAACATGGCGGAGGATATCTTTGCCAAAGAGGATGAGAACAAGGACGGTTTTATATCCTCCAGAGAGTTCACTTACAAACACGATGAACTGTGA
- the LOC100704887 gene encoding acetylcholinesterase collagenic tail peptide isoform X3 — MDLENIAVTFLILLSAAWASSHHSYMDSILSARSALRFLAEPMRFDPCCLMSPPPPPLFPPPPQLWKRGSPDSNSLLEPSVFGGEAQIKPKPVIPGCPPGPPGPPGPPGPEGRTGAPGLPGKQGLPGWPGPQGPKGEKGDPGLMGLPGLRGPPGIKGLRGYKGEKGARGDPGPVGLKGDKGSIGLPGMLGQKGEKGPKGEPGTTGKRGPTGRPGKRGKQGMKGQTGATGLMGPPGPPGPTGHPGPPGPPASGLYLVGEKGEKGLPGPPGHCNCEGALGPNNAPFGSYTQRRGGNKVTAIFVVNSEEEMDRLQQENAIAFRKDQRMLYFKDKDGWKPIQPFQPYQSTEKVPDRVGVCGDGKVQAQHGEECDDGNQIVTDSCLNCKWAYCGDGYRHEGIEECDGKDFGYQTCKSYLPGSFGHLKCTDSCLIDSTGCKYFT; from the exons ATGGACCTGGAGAATATTGCAGTTACCTTTCTCATCCTTCTGAGTGCTGCATGGGCCTCATCTCATCACTCCTATATGGACAGCATCCTCTCAGCCCGCTCAG CCTTAAGGTTCCTGGCTGAGCCGATGAGGTTTGACCCCTGTTGTCTCATGtcacctcctccaccaccactcTTCCCTCCTCCGCCTCAGCTTTGGAAGAGGGGCAGCCCT GACAGCAACAGCCTGTTGGAGCCGAGTGTTTTCGGAGGGGAGGCGCAGATAAAACCAAAGCCTGTGATACCAGGATGTCCGCCTGGACCTCCGGGACCTCCGGGTCCGCCTGGCCCAGAG GGTCGTACTGGAGCCCCAGGCCTGCCAGGCAAACAAGGACTTCCAGGATGGCCTGGCCCACAGGGGCCCAAG GGTGAGAAAGGGGACCCTGGACTCATGGGCTTGCCAGGACTGAGAGGACCACCTGGAATAAAG GGTTTACGTGGTTACAAAGGGGAGAAG GGAGCTCGAGGCGATCCTGGACCAGTAGGCCTAAAAGGCGATAAG GGTTCAATTGGTTTGCCTGGGATGCTTGGACAGAAG GGTGAGAAAGGACCAAAGGGAGAGCCAGGAACAACAGGGAAGAGAGGACCAACTGGGCGTCCGGGGAAGAGAGgcaaacag GGTATGAAGGGCCAGACTGGGGCCACTGGATTGATGGGCCCTCCTGGACCTCCAGGTCCTACTGGCCACCCTGGGCCACCTGGTCCTCCTGCATCAG GTCTCTATCTAGTAGGGGAAAAGGGGGAGAAGGGTCTTCCTGGTCCACCGGGTCACTGTAACTGTGAAGGTGCTCTCGGACCAAATAATGCTCCTTTTGGAAGTTACACACAGCGGCGGGGTGGAAATAAAGTCACAGCG ATATTTGTGGTAAACAGTGAGGAGGAGATGGACCGTCTACAACAAGAGAATGCAATAGCATTCAGGAAGGATCAGAGGATGCTTTATTTTAAAGACAAAGATGGATGGAAGCCCATACAG CCCTTCCAGCCATACCAGTCTACTGAGAAAGTCCCCGACAGAGTTGGTGTCTGTGGAGATGGAAAGGTGCAAGCCCAGCACGGAGAGGAGTGTGATGATGGAAACCAGATTGTCACCGATTCTTGCCTCA ACTGTAAGTGGGCCTACTGTGGAGATGGCTACAGACACGAAGGAATAGAGGAGTGCGATGGAAAAGACTTTGGTTACCAGACCTGCAAGTCTTATCTCCCTGG GTCCTTTGGGCATCTCAAATGCACCGACTCATGCCTCATTGATTCTACTGGCTGCAAGTACTTCACCTGA
- the LOC100704887 gene encoding acetylcholinesterase collagenic tail peptide isoform X2, which translates to MDLENIAVTFLILLSAAWASSHHSYMDSILSARSALRFLAEPMRFDPCCLMSPPPPPLFPPPPQLWKRGSPDSNSLLEPSVFGGEAQIKPKPVIPGCPPGPPGPPGPPGPEGHGGLPGIRGPKGEKGRTGAPGLPGKQGLPGWPGPQGPKGEKGDPGLMGLPGLRGPPGIKGLRGYKGEKGARGDPGPVGLKGDKGSIGLPGMLGQKGEKGPKGEPGTTGKRGPTGRPGKRGKQGMKGQTGATGLMGPPGPPGPTGHPGPPGPPASGLYLVGEKGEKGLPGPPGHCNCEGALGPNNAPFGSYTQRRGGNKVTAIFVVNSEEEMDRLQQENAIAFRKDQRMLYFKDKDGWKPIQPFQPYQSTEKVPDRVGVCGDGKVQAQHGEECDDGNQIVTDSCLNCKWAYCGDGYRHEGIEECDGKDFGYQTCKSYLPGSFGHLKCTDSCLIDSTGCKYFT; encoded by the exons ATGGACCTGGAGAATATTGCAGTTACCTTTCTCATCCTTCTGAGTGCTGCATGGGCCTCATCTCATCACTCCTATATGGACAGCATCCTCTCAGCCCGCTCAG CCTTAAGGTTCCTGGCTGAGCCGATGAGGTTTGACCCCTGTTGTCTCATGtcacctcctccaccaccactcTTCCCTCCTCCGCCTCAGCTTTGGAAGAGGGGCAGCCCT GACAGCAACAGCCTGTTGGAGCCGAGTGTTTTCGGAGGGGAGGCGCAGATAAAACCAAAGCCTGTGATACCAGGATGTCCGCCTGGACCTCCGGGACCTCCGGGTCCGCCTGGCCCAGAG GGTCATGGTGGATTGCCCGGCATAAGAGGACCAAAGGGagagaag GGTCGTACTGGAGCCCCAGGCCTGCCAGGCAAACAAGGACTTCCAGGATGGCCTGGCCCACAGGGGCCCAAG GGTGAGAAAGGGGACCCTGGACTCATGGGCTTGCCAGGACTGAGAGGACCACCTGGAATAAAG GGTTTACGTGGTTACAAAGGGGAGAAG GGAGCTCGAGGCGATCCTGGACCAGTAGGCCTAAAAGGCGATAAG GGTTCAATTGGTTTGCCTGGGATGCTTGGACAGAAG GGTGAGAAAGGACCAAAGGGAGAGCCAGGAACAACAGGGAAGAGAGGACCAACTGGGCGTCCGGGGAAGAGAGgcaaacag GGTATGAAGGGCCAGACTGGGGCCACTGGATTGATGGGCCCTCCTGGACCTCCAGGTCCTACTGGCCACCCTGGGCCACCTGGTCCTCCTGCATCAG GTCTCTATCTAGTAGGGGAAAAGGGGGAGAAGGGTCTTCCTGGTCCACCGGGTCACTGTAACTGTGAAGGTGCTCTCGGACCAAATAATGCTCCTTTTGGAAGTTACACACAGCGGCGGGGTGGAAATAAAGTCACAGCG ATATTTGTGGTAAACAGTGAGGAGGAGATGGACCGTCTACAACAAGAGAATGCAATAGCATTCAGGAAGGATCAGAGGATGCTTTATTTTAAAGACAAAGATGGATGGAAGCCCATACAG CCCTTCCAGCCATACCAGTCTACTGAGAAAGTCCCCGACAGAGTTGGTGTCTGTGGAGATGGAAAGGTGCAAGCCCAGCACGGAGAGGAGTGTGATGATGGAAACCAGATTGTCACCGATTCTTGCCTCA ACTGTAAGTGGGCCTACTGTGGAGATGGCTACAGACACGAAGGAATAGAGGAGTGCGATGGAAAAGACTTTGGTTACCAGACCTGCAAGTCTTATCTCCCTGG GTCCTTTGGGCATCTCAAATGCACCGACTCATGCCTCATTGATTCTACTGGCTGCAAGTACTTCACCTGA
- the LOC100704887 gene encoding acetylcholinesterase collagenic tail peptide isoform X1: MDLENIAVTFLILLSAAWASSHHSYMDSILSARSALRFLAEPMRFDPCCLMSPPPPPLFPPPPQLWKRGSPDSNSLLEPSVFGGEAQIKPKPVIPGCPPGPPGPPGPPGPEGHGGLPGIRGPKGEKGEIGRPGLKGRTGAPGLPGKQGLPGWPGPQGPKGEKGDPGLMGLPGLRGPPGIKGLRGYKGEKGARGDPGPVGLKGDKGSIGLPGMLGQKGEKGPKGEPGTTGKRGPTGRPGKRGKQGMKGQTGATGLMGPPGPPGPTGHPGPPGPPASGLYLVGEKGEKGLPGPPGHCNCEGALGPNNAPFGSYTQRRGGNKVTAIFVVNSEEEMDRLQQENAIAFRKDQRMLYFKDKDGWKPIQPFQPYQSTEKVPDRVGVCGDGKVQAQHGEECDDGNQIVTDSCLNCKWAYCGDGYRHEGIEECDGKDFGYQTCKSYLPGSFGHLKCTDSCLIDSTGCKYFT; encoded by the exons ATGGACCTGGAGAATATTGCAGTTACCTTTCTCATCCTTCTGAGTGCTGCATGGGCCTCATCTCATCACTCCTATATGGACAGCATCCTCTCAGCCCGCTCAG CCTTAAGGTTCCTGGCTGAGCCGATGAGGTTTGACCCCTGTTGTCTCATGtcacctcctccaccaccactcTTCCCTCCTCCGCCTCAGCTTTGGAAGAGGGGCAGCCCT GACAGCAACAGCCTGTTGGAGCCGAGTGTTTTCGGAGGGGAGGCGCAGATAAAACCAAAGCCTGTGATACCAGGATGTCCGCCTGGACCTCCGGGACCTCCGGGTCCGCCTGGCCCAGAG GGTCATGGTGGATTGCCCGGCATAAGAGGACCAAAGGGagagaag GGAGAAATTGGACGTCCAGGGTTAAAG GGTCGTACTGGAGCCCCAGGCCTGCCAGGCAAACAAGGACTTCCAGGATGGCCTGGCCCACAGGGGCCCAAG GGTGAGAAAGGGGACCCTGGACTCATGGGCTTGCCAGGACTGAGAGGACCACCTGGAATAAAG GGTTTACGTGGTTACAAAGGGGAGAAG GGAGCTCGAGGCGATCCTGGACCAGTAGGCCTAAAAGGCGATAAG GGTTCAATTGGTTTGCCTGGGATGCTTGGACAGAAG GGTGAGAAAGGACCAAAGGGAGAGCCAGGAACAACAGGGAAGAGAGGACCAACTGGGCGTCCGGGGAAGAGAGgcaaacag GGTATGAAGGGCCAGACTGGGGCCACTGGATTGATGGGCCCTCCTGGACCTCCAGGTCCTACTGGCCACCCTGGGCCACCTGGTCCTCCTGCATCAG GTCTCTATCTAGTAGGGGAAAAGGGGGAGAAGGGTCTTCCTGGTCCACCGGGTCACTGTAACTGTGAAGGTGCTCTCGGACCAAATAATGCTCCTTTTGGAAGTTACACACAGCGGCGGGGTGGAAATAAAGTCACAGCG ATATTTGTGGTAAACAGTGAGGAGGAGATGGACCGTCTACAACAAGAGAATGCAATAGCATTCAGGAAGGATCAGAGGATGCTTTATTTTAAAGACAAAGATGGATGGAAGCCCATACAG CCCTTCCAGCCATACCAGTCTACTGAGAAAGTCCCCGACAGAGTTGGTGTCTGTGGAGATGGAAAGGTGCAAGCCCAGCACGGAGAGGAGTGTGATGATGGAAACCAGATTGTCACCGATTCTTGCCTCA ACTGTAAGTGGGCCTACTGTGGAGATGGCTACAGACACGAAGGAATAGAGGAGTGCGATGGAAAAGACTTTGGTTACCAGACCTGCAAGTCTTATCTCCCTGG GTCCTTTGGGCATCTCAAATGCACCGACTCATGCCTCATTGATTCTACTGGCTGCAAGTACTTCACCTGA